A single Paenibacillus sp. FSL R5-0517 DNA region contains:
- a CDS encoding 4-hydroxyphenylacetate 3-hydroxylase N-terminal domain-containing protein, producing MSITLSRGQAYIQRLNDERNVWLDGERIRVTRHQAFQGTLQTIEGLFNLVDDPETRETVAYWDEQTGSYVHRSFHVPRSLLDVNSRAGAFRLWSERTYGVMSRLSDYARSRLTGWYATRHEMTAYDPAFAGKISTYYEQAKRKDAFLTIVQRDPQINRSLPVGEDEDAMLRIVQSNAEGVVIRGAKMVATAAPYADDIIAYPVQRIPGHLPELAHMVIVAADSPGLHMMCRETFAAKDSDRSHLLSAQYDEMDAVLFFDDVFVPWECVLLHNNPEAVWQIRCNTASSSLAYHQSVIRLHSKLEFITAVTSAIAKEIGVDSFLNVQEQLGEMISQMQTIEGLIIAAEAQSKPDTYGNWLPEFKYIETARNLGNRYYPRAVEILKTIAAGGLMQIPSGMFEGNERIGSMMNKYLGGVTLQAPEKIRLFQLAWELTGSPLGARHDLYERFYAGDPVRNRAVQYVQYDKERLLARVEPWLRSGKA from the coding sequence ATGAGCATCACGTTGTCTCGTGGACAGGCTTACATTCAACGATTGAATGATGAGCGGAATGTATGGCTGGATGGTGAGCGTATCCGGGTAACCCGCCATCAGGCCTTTCAGGGAACACTTCAGACCATAGAAGGATTATTCAATCTGGTGGATGACCCGGAGACAAGGGAAACTGTGGCCTATTGGGACGAACAAACGGGAAGTTACGTTCATCGCTCCTTCCATGTGCCCCGTTCACTTCTCGACGTGAACAGCAGAGCGGGGGCTTTTCGGCTTTGGTCTGAGCGGACGTATGGGGTAATGAGCAGACTGTCTGATTATGCTCGCTCCCGCCTGACCGGTTGGTATGCAACACGACATGAGATGACAGCATATGATCCCGCATTTGCAGGTAAAATATCGACTTATTATGAACAAGCCAAACGAAAAGATGCCTTCCTGACGATTGTCCAGCGGGACCCTCAGATTAATCGTTCCTTGCCTGTTGGGGAAGATGAGGATGCCATGCTGCGAATTGTGCAAAGCAATGCGGAGGGCGTGGTGATCCGCGGAGCCAAAATGGTTGCAACGGCTGCGCCGTATGCCGATGATATCATTGCGTATCCCGTTCAACGAATTCCAGGCCACCTGCCAGAGCTGGCCCATATGGTAATTGTAGCCGCGGACAGTCCGGGCTTGCACATGATGTGTCGAGAAACATTCGCGGCAAAAGATTCGGATAGATCACATCTACTAAGTGCCCAGTATGATGAGATGGATGCTGTGTTATTTTTTGACGATGTATTTGTGCCCTGGGAATGTGTATTGCTGCACAATAACCCTGAAGCTGTATGGCAGATTCGCTGTAATACAGCTTCGTCCAGTCTGGCTTATCATCAGAGCGTTATCCGATTACACTCGAAACTGGAGTTCATTACAGCCGTGACCTCCGCCATTGCCAAGGAGATCGGGGTGGACTCCTTCCTGAATGTGCAGGAACAACTCGGTGAGATGATTAGTCAGATGCAGACTATTGAGGGACTGATTATTGCCGCTGAAGCACAGTCCAAGCCGGACACATACGGCAACTGGCTGCCGGAATTCAAATATATTGAAACCGCACGTAATCTGGGCAATCGTTATTATCCGCGCGCAGTGGAGATTTTGAAGACGATTGCTGCGGGTGGTCTGATGCAGATTCCTTCAGGTATGTTTGAGGGCAATGAAAGGATAGGCTCCATGATGAACAAATATCTTGGTGGAGTAACGTTGCAAGCCCCGGAGAAGATTCGTCTTTTTCAATTGGCATGGGAACTGACCGGAAGTCCACTCGGAGCAAGGCATGATCTGTATGAACGTTTCTACGCCGGTGATCCTGTGCGCAACCGGGCGGTTCAATATGTGCAATATGACAAGGAACGTTTATTGGCCAGAGTTGAACCGTGGCTTCGTTCGGGTAAGGCATGA
- a CDS encoding response regulator transcription factor → MRYTVLIADDEPEIVELLQLYLEKDYTIKTAVNGAEALQCIRSTQIDLVILDIMMPVMDGLQLIKQIRATHHMPVLFLSAKSQDHDKILGLGLGADDYIAKPFNPLEIVARVEALLRRVNQFDAAEIPAAKEENLVLGDLTLDRSQCMLFRSGTAVTLTSTEYKIMELLLDQPGRVFTRKKIYEAVWSDYYAHEDSTIMVHISNIREKIERDSRQPEYLKTIRGLGYKIEAPMES, encoded by the coding sequence ATGAGATACACCGTATTAATTGCAGATGACGAACCAGAGATTGTTGAACTGCTTCAGCTCTATCTGGAGAAGGATTATACCATTAAGACTGCCGTGAATGGGGCCGAGGCGCTACAATGTATACGTTCAACACAGATTGATCTGGTCATACTGGACATCATGATGCCTGTAATGGACGGATTGCAGTTAATTAAGCAGATCAGGGCTACGCATCACATGCCTGTGCTATTCCTGTCCGCCAAAAGTCAGGATCACGATAAAATCCTTGGACTCGGACTTGGGGCAGATGATTATATAGCGAAGCCGTTCAACCCGCTCGAGATTGTCGCCAGAGTAGAGGCATTGCTCAGAAGAGTGAATCAATTTGATGCAGCGGAGATCCCCGCTGCCAAAGAAGAGAATCTGGTCTTAGGTGATCTGACGCTGGATCGATCCCAATGTATGCTTTTTCGTTCAGGAACAGCTGTAACATTAACCTCTACAGAGTATAAAATTATGGAATTGTTGCTTGATCAACCTGGCCGAGTGTTCACCCGTAAAAAAATATACGAAGCGGTCTGGAGCGATTATTATGCGCACGAGGACAGCACCATCATGGTACATATCAGCAACATTCGGGAGAAGATCGAGCGTGATTCCAGACAACCGGAATATCTCAAAACGATAAGGGGACTGGGATACAAAATTGAAGCGCCCATGGAAAGCTAG